The genomic segment TTTATGAGATTAATGTTGGTCGGCTCTCTGGTTGGTTGGGGTGTCACATTCTCATTCATAAGTGCTTTAATTATCATCTCCGGtaatttaattcatttcatTCTTCATCTCTTGATACTTGCTCCTTTCAACAGACAATTGAGGAATTTCAGATTCAACCGAAATGAAGAGATCTGTTCTTAATCCATATTGCGTCATCATTATCTTGAATATGCTGCTGTTACCATATTCAACATTTGCTGATCCCAGATCTCAAACTATCAAGATTATGTGTGGGCACCAACGTGAGAATAATCCCACCCTTTTTGTACCCAACTTTGTCGCCACCATGGAGAACATAAGCGACCAAATAAGAACTTCCGGCTTTGGCATAGCTGTGATGGGTTCTGGTCTGGATACCAACTACGGTTTAGCACAATGCTACGGCGATCTTTCCTTGGTTGACTGTGTTTTATGCTACGCCGAAGCTCGTACTGTTCTGCCCCAGTGTTTTCCTTTCAATGGTGGAAGAATTTTTCTCGACGGCTGTTTCATGCGAGCTGAAAACTACAGtttctttcaagaatttatGGGGCCAAATGATCACGCTGTCTGTGGGAATGTGACTCGAAAGAGTAACCCATTTCAAGTTACTGCAAGACAGGCCATCTCTGATTCGGTTTCTGCCGCGCAAAAGCATAATGGTTATGCTCGGGCGGAGATGGCCGTGTCTGGAACAGCTAACGAGTCAGTTTATGTGTTGGCCAACTGTTGGAGGACACTGAGTTGGAATTCTTGCAGGGATTGTTTGGAGAATGCATCTGCAACGGTTTTGGGGTGCTTGCCTTTCTCTGAGGGCCGAGCACTGAATACAGGTTGTATTTTGCGGTACTCGGATACCAATTTCCTTAATCCTACACCGGGGAAAAGTAGTTCGAGAGGTAAAGTCTCAACATCTTATCTCAATCAATCTTCTTAGTTTTAAATGTTAACGTTAGTTGCctattagttttttttatcgATCTGGCTTGGTCAGTATGATTCTTCTTTCTTCCACAGGGATGATAATAGTTATAGTAGTCGCAGTGGTTAGTGCAGTTGCAGTTTTTATCATTGGAGGAGTCATTGTGGTGTATTTCTGGAACCGCAGGACAATACAGAGGAAGAGAAAAGGTAGAAGATACATTTATCTAAATTCAATTTTAATAGTAGTCTTTTAGTTTAAATGGTCAAATATAAATTTGGTAGAAATTCGCTCTATTACTCATTTTTTATTAACCATCTACGATCCTGCTAGGTTCCAATGATGCAAATGGATTGGTGAAAACCCTTCATGATAGCAgcttgaacttcaaatattcgACACTAGAGAAGGCCACTGGTTCTTTTGATGAGTCCAACAAGCTCGGCCAAGGTGGATTTGGCACTGTGTACAAGGTTATAACAGTTAGTTACAAGTGTGTTGACGCACAATAAACTGATCTCTGAAACTAGAAGCTCGATGTTGATACAGGGTGTTTTGCCAGATGGAAGAGAAATTGCTGTGAAAAGGCTTTTCTATAATAACAAACATAGAGCTGCCGGTTTCTACAACGAAGTTAACATTATTAGCAGCATTGAGCACAAAAATTTAGTCCGGTTATTGGGATGCAGTTGCTCAGGTCCTGAAAGCCTTCtcgtttatgaatttttacagAATAAGAGTCTGGATCTTTTCATATTCGGTAAGAAAAACTGCTATTGTTTCGAAATTTATGACGATTGCGtgattttctttattagatttCCCTGTTTAAACTATTGTGTAACAAAGTGTGGTTGCAGATTCAAGCAAAGGGAAAGCATTAAACTGGGAGAAGAGATTCAAGATAATTATAGGAACTGTAGAGGGGTTGGTCTATCTTCACGAGAACACAAAGGCACGAATCATTCATCGAGATATAAAAGCAAGCAATATTCTCCTGGACTCCAGACTGAATGCCAAAATCGCCGATTTTGGGCTGGCAAGGTCTTTTCAAGAAGACGAAAGCCATATTAGCACTGCTATAGCAGGAACACTGTGAGAATTTGTCATTCTTTGAATCCTAAAATGTATTCACCCTTACACTTATAGAGAACCATAAGTTTTCTCGAATTGGCAAATATGCAGAGGGTACATGGCTCCAGAATATTTAGCTCATGGCCAGTTGACAGAAAAAGCAGATGTGTACAGTTTTGGTGTGCTTTTGCTGGAAATTGTAACGGGCAGGCAGAATAACAGAAGCAAAAGTACTGAATACATGGACAGCTTGGTAACCATTGTAAGTTCTAAAGACTTCACTCGTTATCTATGCAATTACGTGTAAGAGCGGATCTAAAGTTGGGTTTTAGGGTGAGAAACATCCAGGTCACATAACAAATTAACCAGATTTTACGAGTCTGATTACTTGTACAACTACTAACCTTTTGTGTAGGCATGGAAACATTTCCAGCAAAGAACAGTGGAGGAGCTGTTCGATCCGAGTGTAATGCTACATAACTACCCTAATAATATGGTGAAAAATGAGATGTTAAGAGTCGTCCACGTGGGACTTCTGTGCACCCAAGAGATCCCCTCGCTACGACCCTCTATGTCTAAGGCACTACAGTTGCTGGTAAAGAAAGATGAACACCTCCCTACACCGACCAATCCTCCTTTCATGGATGAGAAAACGATGGAGCTTAACGAGATGAGCGAAAACCATTCATCACCACTCTACCATGACAATGATGCTTCAGTTGCCAGCATTTCTCAGAGTATATTTTATCCCAGATGAGAGCAAAACTGAACTGAAGTTCACCATCAACCAGTTAACTCTGTTTTTATTGGTGAAAACAGTTTCAAGACTCAAAATCTTGTTAGTCCcgaaaaagttattttaaatataatagtTTTGTTTTCGACTTGTGAAGTTTGACACAATTTATAGCATGTAGAAACATATATAATAAGAAAATGTGAACTGCTAAAAGTGTTGGAACATGACATTTATGTTACACTGATGGCTGCTCGAGCGTATGCTTATATcattttatgtatttatttcTTCCTTTGGCCATTGAATTATGCAACTATATACTTTTATTTGATTTCCtattttgatttaaattatattatcatATCTATTAACGAGTAAAAAATTGGCTTGTATTCCAAGAAAAGCTCTTCGGAACCATTTTCTTCGATTATCCTACGCTTCCACATCACAAGATCTTGAATTGCGTGGGTGAGAGACTAGGattctttaaaattttgttattcgAAGATGAAAGTAATCGGAGGGTTTTAATACAAGGTTGTTAATTGGTAAaataaattcagatttttgtatTATTTAGGTGGATTAAATTGAAGTGAAGATGAAATCCACTATGTATCAagttatttttattaatcacattatgtattttaaatattaataattatgataaatcttaaataaatccgtaaaatcatttttcaaTCAATTCCTTAATTATATCAATGAAAGCAAATACAACCTTACCAAAAGTCTGTCATCCATACATAAAGTACTAGGGATTTACTcccaaatttattattattattattattattattattattattaatgaaGGTGTAAGAGTGTATTAATTCATCTTTTACGTCCctcataataatattattatcctGCCATGATCATCTTCAAGATAATTCTGAGCAACTATTCATTCATTTTCCTCTTTCTACAAGATGAAGTACATCCATTGCTAACATTAATAGCAATCTTCGTCAATCCTGCCgcagttctttttttttttttcaacaacAGTACATCAATCCCATTATCATTAATCCCGAAAACGATGATATGTGATGTTTTTAATATTAAAGTAATTTTTCTCTCACTCACAGAACAAcgtaatattataatttttcatgttttaaaaCTTACTTAGGCGTCGTATGATttaaaatcattcataaaatgtttaatttaatttatcttTACCTTTTTAACGCTGGTTCTAGCTATCCTAATGCTTAGACGGTAATAACATTTTTTTGTATATGATTACGAACGATCTACTGGAATACACATCTTCTTCGATTATTCGAACTAGGTACACGATTAGAAACCATGTCTCTCGCAAGATCGCACTTGAAATCTTGAAGAAATTTGATTGTTGAGAATAATTGCCGGAATTGTGCAATTCCAGCAACGGCGACGACGACAATGCATGGCTGGTGGTGGAAGACGTCGGTCGTGGGTGGTCTAATGGTCTTCTCCAAGATGGGGTGGCCGATTTTGGTGTTTTTGAGGGGAGAGCGAAAATCACTATCCTTAATTAGATTGTGTTAATTAAATCGTGTTTTATATTATCAACTTtttgtaaaatgtttttttaaaatactctCTCAATCTTATTTGAATTCTTCTTGAATCGAGATTCTACTCGAATCAGGAATCtgtaattttcattatttaaaattcacaTGTTGTATTTCCACTCTTGGAAATATcagatataattaaataattatcagctgataatatataatataatataattaaataatcattatttaattacttgattaaTTTATTAATGAACTCTAAACTCCTTTAGAATATTGCACGAGAATCTTACAAAGTAGTCACTACTATTCAACAAGTATTTAATTAGTTATTCtaaattcattaattaaataatcgAGAACTCATTATAAATTGATCGACGATCGGACATCGTCGATGTGACGAGGATACAAATCTCATTTATGtaatataaaagaaaattttgaaggacAAAATTTCTGCTGATTCATTTTTGGAAGCTGTCTATTTTGTTAACTCCTTGATTGAATTAGGTAATTCCACTATTCTCATTTACTTAGTAGTTATGCAACTTTCACAACTTCCAATAATGGATTCTACGTATAAAGTTATGTATAAGAAATATGTTTGATCTTTATCAAATTACAGTCGTCAAAtacaactccttgaatttgactatctcaacaggAATATAGAATCCGATAGTTGAatgacctttaaattttaatGGTTCAGTGATACAACTAGTGGTAGATTCACAACTTCATGTGATTAAGGACAATATTTGTagttattcgggtttaccctaattaacttcatttttttcatcaacCTCTTGATCAAGAACGTCATAACTCGCATTTGATTGCACTTTttggatcatggtaagagcgtttaTTAACATCAGCCTATGATCCCCTAAGATATAAATGATAGTGTTTGCAAGAACCAGTAAGTTATCGGTAGCATACAGTAAagtctcttcaactcatatatcacaATCGAATGTGCAACCATTGGTACATCGAGAATTGCAAATGATTTCGATAATGATGTGATATATCTTTGAATAATAATAGTGACTTCGTATTTGTAACtagaaaaatacatttttctAAAGTATGtgtcttgctctggccagagactccttgcatcatttttgttgggtgcaataattgttcatgtttggtagagcgatcgaatcgtggtgcttgagctgttgtgcggtttaaaagactTGAGTTGCagcattactactagctatagcttttggtaaagcggtaagcactcggtcttacaattggtatcaaagcCAAGGTCAcaggttcgattctcattgattgcaaggagtgcaattattgggagggggattgttgggtgcaataattgtccctgcttggtaaaGCGATCGAATCATGGTGCTTGAGCttctgtgcggtttaaaagatttgagttgcaccattaccaccatctatagcttttggtaaagcggcaagcgctcggtcctacaattggtatcagagccaaggtcatggGTTCTATTCCCGTTGATTGCAAGGAGTACAATTATTGAGACAGAGAttattgggtgcaataattatccATGCTTGGTAGAGTTATCGAACCGTGgtacttgagctgctgtgcggttcaaaagatttgagttgcatcattaccactagctatagcttttggtaaaacggtaagtactcggtcctacaattttCCACGTTGGTGAGCAGcgaatccccaactacaatgcattgaattttacgtatttcgaaactacacccaacctcaccacttgatgaccctcaatggagtcggtaaacgagtcaaagtacaTACTAGTACGCAGAACCTTCATGTTACctcgggtcaaaggactaatggtctACAACCATAAGCTTGAACTAATCCACTCTAAAAGTGAttaccacttggaaagttctagAGATGATTGTTTAGTACCTCAAAAAGTGATGACCACTCTAAAAGTGATAACCATATGTATGAATGAACATTTTCATGCACTTACCTATAAAATGTGGCGATTACATAACAAATGTTACTCTCAAATTCGAGTgaattttatccttattttagacgGATGAATCGACTACTTTAGACTGCACAGTACATTTCCTAATGAATTTCACAATCTACGTCGAGAAGCAGACCTCATggtaattattatatattcaatGGTTTTATCTATGAAACTTATATAAGTATAGAGATAAAGTAAATTtcataattgaataaaatcgtaaaatatcattaaaataaatatgtttttaCACAAGAGTAATAAAGTCTAAGTCATAAGTTGGCTAGTTGAACACCTACTTTGACAATCTTTCACTTGCCCTATAACCAACCACCCATAGATCTCAAACTCGTTGTTTCATAATGCTTTTCAAATAATGGTCATGGCAGGAGCTTCGTTAGTAGATCAACAATGTTAGCTGTAAAGGTGACTCTCTCTACTGATATGTTCCCACAGCAGTGGACACATTCGACACATATGAAGCATCAATGTCTAATTTGGCAGTATCAGACGTGATAGACTTTGTCTCTCCTCCTGAGCCACCAGAGAGAACACCTTGGCAATGCCAAGGAGAGGATCAACCAACAAGATTTGTGCACATACTTGTGCATAAGAGCCATTTAGCCCCGTTTGACATTCCTGACTATGGTAATTCACCCAATCTTCATCAATCCACAGTTGCAGACGGAAGCAGGTTGATAATCTTTCGGTTCATCCCAAAGTGTTCGCAACTTTGCGTAGTAGGAACTAACACTCAGTGATCCTTGATTCAGAGCACTgagtaacttttaatttgataaATCCTTGGCTCATTTCTCTATTGGAACCGATCACGTGAATCAAGCCAAACCTCATGGCAAGTCGATATGTATTTGAGACTATCAACAATTTCACGAGCAACAACATTCAAAATCCACGAAGTTGCCATACTGTTACAGTGAAACCAGACATTGTACAAGAGATCATCTAGTGAAGTACGAGCTACAATATTATCCACAAAACCAAGCTTATTTTTAGCAGTCAAGACCATGGTCATAGCTCTGCACCAAGTGTTATAATTCGAGCCAGAAAGTGGATGAGATACAAGGATAAGACCTGGATGATCACCATTCTACATGAAGTATAGATTGCTCAAGTCCTCAGCAAAGATGTGATTCACAGAAGCGTGATTTGGATGATTAACGATTTGGATTGTTGTTAACCGCTTGACCATCGCCTTTCATCATCTTCAAAAAATCGAACAGATCGAGAGGCGGAGCAGATGATTCGGAATCAAATTAAAGATCGATCGGAGTTTATCTTCTGCTATGATACCATATTAGAAGAACAAATCCATTGCCAAAAAAGCGCAGAGCTCAAGCTGCGGAAAGAAGAATAGTACAAAAATGACATTGAAATTTTGACTAACCAACCCCTGCTATTTATATTATACAATGCATTGACCTTCTGCTGATTGTAGCTCCACATAGGCAACTCTTATTTCTAACATAAAGATGAGCAGAAGTAATTGTTTCTTTgaatttatacattttatttctacaaaaattaaattatatagaGCGTCAAAAAATTTCATCCCCCCACACATATTTGAGTTCTAATATATAACTAGTGTAACACACattattttccaataaaatACATTTGATAAGAATATTGTTATTTGGATTTTGGTGGTTACTCCACTTTGTTATCCTCTAATCCAATCAAGAGtagattaaataattaaaatcgtTGGAGTGATAACAAACCACTCACCGGCAAGCCACCGTAATGTAATCCTCCAAAGATTTTCTCTCATTTgatttttacatatttttagaattttaagcTTTCCTATAGGTTATTTAATTTGGTATCATATAATCTGGTCTTATAGTTGCATGATATTTCTATTACCATTTTTGGTGATCGACAAATTAACAGCATCGAGCTGTTACGGAATCCAGCTGCTTGTTTTTTGTATTTCAGTTTTCTCAGACTATTGGATCAAAGTTTGACCGCATAAGACATGTCATATTCCAAGCCGCAAAGGTCATCAATCTTTCGACTGGTCTAAAGAAGTTAATACCGAACATGTGAACAAAGTTTATTATCCAACCGTTCTGCACGGATTAGATAAGAGCAAAACAATGGATATTTTCAAACTCAAGGAAATCAAATAAAATGCATGACACAGTATCCTACCCATGCTTCCTAAAATGTCTCAAGTAAAGCACTTTTTCAAAAGCTACATGGACTAAAGCTATAAAAATCAAGTAGACATCAATGACGAGCGTACGATGTATGAGAAAGAATGTCATTATGTCGGATACAAGTACAGATGATCGTTGAAAAGCCATGAAAAGCCATTTTCGATCGTTGAGGCTTTTCACCTATAAATATGCAGATTAAAAAATGAAGAACTACCGAAAGTCCGCACATTACAATCAGCTTTCCAAGATCTTTGAGCATTCAAATCTTTCTAACTTCAAGCTACTCATTAAGCACACATCTTACCGttcatatctgattatcaaggATCATCTTTGTACTTCTTCACCCACTCAAGCTGTTACAAGCTAACCGTTGGTTATCGGTTGTGTTGTCTTGTGAAGCAAGGGTTCTTAAACAAGCTAGATTGGTAAAGTAATCACTAAGAATTATAACTTAGACATCTATGAATCCTGGTTGTAGTGAGTGTGTGAGACCCCGAAAATAAAATAGCTTTGATGGTATtttggtaaataagttgaaaaatattcaatttattttgatggcattttcgtaaataagtgaaaaataatgaattagttttaaagaataaaatatgacatatcaTGGTCATATGAactccaaatgatttgaaatttggttataacgtagaaaactcaaagatatagaagtttcatgtttcgagttttgaaaagtttgatcgtttgacttgtccaaaaaatatacaaacgttaaaattttaaataatatatattatattatattataatataataatataatataatattaaaaaaaaaaaaagaaagataaatTGAAAGTTATCAACGAAAGTTACAGGAGagaaagagaaaagaaaaagagaaagaagattttcgatttttcttttCGGTCTTACgatttatcggtttatccaatcgacgaatcgacttcagttctgggatcgttgacacgaggtcttcgatttgaggtataaatttcatagttttggtgatatttgaaattcgtcgatttttggaataaatccgataaattgttatgattggttgttccatacggagctttgctcacccccaaggggggctgttgtcgtctttgtgtgtggacaatggcaggtactccaggatatcaggaggccggagagggtacttctggagggactcacagtttgggctgaggttttatgttttgttcctagtatatatatatatgtatataccggggcatgtcccgaggatttgaggtgtttgtatatgattggttttgattatgtgtgggcgagctttatgatatgagataaaatactatttttagtattcaaattatagaagaaatattttgggctcattgtaaagaaaatttaaactcgtttttcgctgtaattagttaaccctaatcagattacaatataacgattaggagctaagggccccacaaagTGTTTACAAAAAGTTGTAAAACCAAAGTTTTCAGTGAAATATTTTCTAAGTGAAAGAAGAGGGGACATGATTTTTTGTATCCTATACGTGTTTACTTTTCTCACTTCATTCATTTTCCAGTCATTTATTATTAATTGTTGTCTATACtgaatatatttgttattttaacAGCCTAAAATTGTTAGAACAActcattttttcaaaaatatttccaGATTTTATTTACCATTCtgatatttatttaaatccCAACAATATGTATATTTGTTATACTCATCGACTATATTGAATGAATCTATAATATATCTTGATATaatgtataaatatatataatagtaTTACTAATGCAGTATTTACcccgacaaaaaaaaaaaaggtaaattttAGGTGAGCATGCCTACATGGAATTCTTCTCCAAACCAACAAAGCAAATGGGAATAGGCTCAAATTATCAAAAAGGCAGTGGGAATTGATGAGGACGAaaaaaagattattatttttcgGTGGAAGAGAGTCCACCAAATCACCAaattaattcttcaatatttacCAAGAGATAGTGGAATAAATGCATGTCATGCCGTAATTTTGCCGAGCTCATGATATGAATTGAAATTCATTTCATGAACCCATTaatatcatcattttaaatataatgGTATCATGGATGCATGATGATGTCTTATAAGTCACATTAATTTAAACTCTAGAATATGCTTACATTGTTTTTGTTCATACAAAGTTATATCCCAATTATAAAACCTTGGATTTTCTTATAATATAATTTGTCGGAATGGGACCAAACTTCACGACTGTCCAACATAAATGCCAAGTGATGTCTAAATTCAACTCAAACATATTTTATTGAGGTATTAAAATAAGGGTTTGCTTTCTCCAAGAAGATATGCCAAAATCTTATCGAAGACTCTGATTAGCATATTTGCTTTCATCATTCACACTTCCTAATATTCCTTAGGTTAGCAACTACTCCCcctgattttattttatttttttacatggtcgtcatttaaatttattagtGGCAAGTGCAGATACTTACCAATTACCTTATATTAAATGCCAAATAATATTTCACATGTAGGAGATGGGACAAGACAACCAAAAGTACTATTTATTTCTTTGCATACTTGTgtcagaattcaaatttctaATTTTGTATTAGCACAAAAATCTTCAAAGACAATAGCCACCAGAAACATATTTATAAAATGCCATGATAATTATTCTATTCATTGCTGCACGTACACAATAcgataatgttttttttaatcaatgttgcatgcttattaacgattcaaaaaataaaatatcgttttatattaaaaatatatcacTCGTCCCATCCTAAAAAATGTGCCATTTTTTTTAGGAAAAacgttaatttttatttaacccAATCCAAACGGTATAGATTAACTAAGTGGGTAAACGCTGG from the Primulina tabacum isolate GXHZ01 chromosome 8, ASM2559414v2, whole genome shotgun sequence genome contains:
- the LOC142552586 gene encoding cysteine-rich receptor-like protein kinase 2, which gives rise to MKRSVLNPYCVIIILNMLLLPYSTFADPRSQTIKIMCGHQRENNPTLFVPNFVATMENISDQIRTSGFGIAVMGSGLDTNYGLAQCYGDLSLVDCVLCYAEARTVLPQCFPFNGGRIFLDGCFMRAENYSFFQEFMGPNDHAVCGNVTRKSNPFQVTARQAISDSVSAAQKHNGYARAEMAVSGTANESVYVLANCWRTLSWNSCRDCLENASATVLGCLPFSEGRALNTGCILRYSDTNFLNPTPGKSSSRGMIIVIVVAVVSAVAVFIIGGVIVVYFWNRRTIQRKRKGSNDANGLVKTLHDSSLNFKYSTLEKATGSFDESNKLGQGGFGTVYKGVLPDGREIAVKRLFYNNKHRAAGFYNEVNIISSIEHKNLVRLLGCSCSGPESLLVYEFLQNKSLDLFIFDSSKGKALNWEKRFKIIIGTVEGLVYLHENTKARIIHRDIKASNILLDSRLNAKIADFGLARSFQEDESHISTAIAGTLGYMAPEYLAHGQLTEKADVYSFGVLLLEIVTGRQNNRSKSTEYMDSLVTIAWKHFQQRTVEELFDPSVMLHNYPNNMVKNEMLRVVHVGLLCTQEIPSLRPSMSKALQLLVKKDEHLPTPTNPPFMDEKTMELNEMSENHSSPLYHDNDASVASISQSIFYPR